The SAR202 cluster bacterium genomic sequence AACAGTTGCCGTCGCTACAGAATGATCCATCCCCCTACGGCGTATCGTTGCATTATGACCGGCGGTTGTATAAGCAGGACATCGCCGGGTCAGCGGCGCATGCGCGGATGCTGGCGAAGCAGGGGATCATCGAGGCGGGGGAGGCGGAAGCTATCTGCCGGGGGCTGGAGGAGATTCGGGGGGAGATAGAGGCGGGGAAGTTCCCGTGGCGGCCGGAGCTTGAGGATATCCACATGAACATTGAGACGCGGCTGCGGGAGAAGATTGGGGCCACGGCGGGGAAGCTGCACACAGCGCGCTCTCGCAACGACCAGGTGGCTACCGACGTGCGGCTGTATGCCAGGGAGAAGGCGTCGGAGGCCGTCAGGGCGATTCGGGGCTTGCAGTTTTCGCTGGTGTGGCAGGCGGAGAAGCATACCGAGACCATCATGCCCGGGTACACCCACGTGCAGCGGGCGCAGCCGGTGCTGCTGGCGCACCACCTGCTGGCGTATTTCGAGATGCTGGAGCGGGATGTGGAGAGATTCCGGCGGGCATACGAAGCAGCGGACGTGCTGCCGCTGGGGAGCGGGGCGCTGGCGGGAGTGCCGTACCCGCTGGACAGAGGGTTCGTGGCCAAGGAGCTGGGATTCAGCCGTGTAAGCTCGAACAGCATGGACGCGGTGTCGGATAGGGATTTTGTCATCGAGTGGCAGGCGGCGGCGTCGGTGTGCATGATGCATCTATCGAG encodes the following:
- the argH gene encoding argininosuccinate lyase — protein: MKGKQLPSLQNDPSPYGVSLHYDRRLYKQDIAGSAAHARMLAKQGIIEAGEAEAICRGLEEIRGEIEAGKFPWRPELEDIHMNIETRLREKIGATAGKLHTARSRNDQVATDVRLYAREKASEAVRAIRGLQFSLVWQAEKHTETIMPGYTHVQRAQPVLLAHHLLAYFEMLERDVERFRRAYEAADVLPLGSGALAGVPYPLDRGFVAKELGFSRVSSNSMDAVSDRDFVIEWQAAASVCMMHLSRLAEEMVLWSSQEFGFVHLGEKHTTGSSIMPQKRNPDFAELARGKTGRVYGHLMGLLTVMKGLPLTYNRDMQEDKEGFFDSVDTVLSTLEVFTGMMSSLEFNAEMMAEAAEKGNMLATDLADYLVSKGVPFREAHGILRKVSEYARGKGKEAHRLSLAEYKKFSDRFEEDVKGITLRRSVQGRRVVGGTASGRVKAAVRRARRVLEREEG